One region of Flavobacteriales bacterium genomic DNA includes:
- a CDS encoding flippase — protein MSLVKKIVGQSAVYFFGTVISVIVGFFFKVYLSRILGADALGIYSLGITTIGVLGIFLSFGYGNGLIRFISKYKATQNYNNLISYLTNTSIINLCVVLPISFLFYFFPEIVADNVLKTPKLKEYVPLFGFMMFVNSFLILAEQTIRGLQEVKKSTIINTFLRLPFKIGLVVLFFNWGWQLEGYIIAEVFGSVLAFIFLIILIKRLLPRLSDFKRTNFNKEEKKYSLNLLITNSVLALGRHGDKIVLVYFLSTFELGIYSVTLTIAAFMPLVLTSVNSIFSPIISQLHSQNKLKDLEHYFQLNGRYIFLLSFPLMVFIFLFSKPIMSLFGNDFIQGSVLLSLIVIGQLINVSMGSVGLMLQMTGLEKPMRDISIITSLISFLLYFALISKWGLVGLGVVYIFNILLQNIACTYVLNKHLNIHLFHTEYIKLIILFCGLCIPSYFIIEGISLNPSPLFLGSVLVIIYAVFIFLWFLFFSKKDLPQILNTINFKR, from the coding sequence ATGTCCTTAGTTAAAAAAATTGTTGGTCAGTCTGCGGTATATTTTTTTGGTACTGTTATTTCTGTAATAGTTGGTTTTTTCTTTAAAGTATACTTGTCTAGAATTTTAGGTGCTGATGCTTTAGGAATATATAGTCTAGGTATAACAACGATTGGTGTATTAGGAATATTTTTAAGTTTTGGATATGGCAATGGGCTTATTCGTTTCATTTCAAAGTACAAAGCTACTCAAAACTATAACAACCTTATTTCCTACCTTACTAATACTTCAATAATAAATCTGTGTGTTGTTCTGCCTATTTCTTTTTTATTTTATTTTTTTCCAGAAATTGTTGCTGATAACGTATTAAAAACTCCCAAACTTAAGGAGTATGTTCCTTTGTTTGGGTTTATGATGTTTGTAAATAGTTTTTTGATTTTAGCAGAACAAACTATTCGTGGTCTTCAAGAGGTGAAAAAAAGTACTATAATTAACACTTTTCTTAGGTTACCTTTTAAAATTGGTTTGGTTGTTCTATTTTTTAATTGGGGTTGGCAATTAGAGGGTTATATTATTGCTGAAGTTTTTGGCTCGGTACTAGCTTTTATTTTTCTAATAATTCTGATTAAAAGATTATTACCTCGTCTTTCGGATTTTAAAAGAACTAATTTTAATAAAGAAGAAAAAAAATATAGTCTAAATCTTCTTATAACTAATAGTGTTTTAGCTCTAGGAAGACACGGAGATAAAATTGTATTGGTTTATTTTTTGAGCACCTTTGAGTTGGGTATATATTCGGTAACTTTGACTATTGCTGCTTTTATGCCATTAGTACTAACTTCTGTAAATTCTATTTTTTCCCCTATTATATCTCAACTTCACTCACAAAACAAGCTAAAGGATTTAGAACATTACTTTCAATTAAATGGAAGGTATATTTTCTTATTAAGTTTTCCTTTAATGGTTTTTATTTTTCTTTTTTCTAAACCTATTATGTCCTTGTTTGGTAATGATTTTATTCAGGGTAGTGTTTTATTATCATTAATAGTAATTGGTCAGCTTATTAATGTTTCTATGGGGTCTGTAGGTTTAATGCTTCAAATGACAGGTTTAGAAAAACCTATGAGAGATATTTCAATAATCACTTCATTAATTTCATTTTTATTATACTTTGCGTTAATAAGCAAGTGGGGTTTAGTTGGTTTAGGTGTAGTTTATATTTTTAATATTTTATTACAAAATATTGCTTGTACTTATGTTTTGAACAAACACTTAAATATACATCTCTTTCATACGGAATATATCAAGCTTATAATCTTATTTTGCGGTTTATGTATTCCTAGTTATTTTATTATTGAAGGAATAAGTTTAAATCCTAGTCCTTTGTTTTTGGGAAGTGTATTAGTAATAATTTATGCGGTGTTTATCTTTTTATGGTTTCTATTTTTTTCTAAAAAAGATCTTCCTCAAATTTTGAATACTATAAATTTTAAACGTTAA
- a CDS encoding sulfotransferase family 2 domain-containing protein, translated as MSSFYNKIKVFLGVEKKETNPILSIFLEKKCVFFHIPKTAGISISNALFGDVKWGHRSVNFYKSHYGENVFNSLYKFCFVRNPYDRLFSAYTFLKEGGINNLDLEFSNSYLQEFASFDEFVLKGLEKEEIMNWVHFKPQYTFVCDENDNIVMDFVGKMENLNADFNTVCKHLNIESELQKLNMSAAKKNDFSEEVKAMIRLKYQKDFNLFYPHL; from the coding sequence GTGAGTTCTTTTTACAATAAAATAAAAGTCTTTTTAGGTGTTGAGAAAAAAGAAACTAACCCTATTTTATCTATTTTTTTAGAGAAAAAATGTGTTTTTTTTCATATCCCTAAAACCGCTGGAATTTCTATTTCAAACGCTCTATTTGGAGATGTAAAATGGGGTCATCGGAGTGTCAATTTTTACAAATCACATTATGGAGAAAACGTTTTTAATTCTTTGTATAAGTTTTGTTTTGTAAGAAATCCTTATGATAGACTCTTTTCTGCATATACATTTTTAAAGGAAGGTGGTATCAATAATCTAGACTTAGAATTTTCTAATTCATACTTACAAGAATTTGCAAGTTTTGATGAATTTGTTTTAAAAGGTTTGGAAAAAGAAGAAATTATGAATTGGGTTCATTTCAAACCTCAATATACTTTTGTTTGTGATGAAAACGATAATATTGTAATGGACTTTGTTGGAAAAATGGAAAATTTAAACGCTGATTTTAATACCGTTTGTAAACATTTAAATATTGAGTCAGAATTACAAAAACTTAATATGAGCGCAGCTAAAAAAAATGATTTTTCTGAAGAAGTAAAAGCAATGATAAGGTTAAAATATCAAAAAGACTTTAATCTTTTTTATCCTCATTTATAG